TCCTCCCTCCTCGGGAGGACCGAAGCCTTAAAGCTTGGACGGACCCTGCTTCGGCGCGCCGAAGGGTCGTCAGAACGGATCGACGGACTACGTCTAAGGCCATGAGTATCAATCAGAACGGGTTATGAAACTGATTCTAGCTGTGGAATCGTCACCTGTTCTCATGAGATCGTACCCCTGAAGTAAGTCAGCCCTCTAATAGGCACGCCATTCAACTCATAGCGACCAAAGAACCAGTGGCCCTCGTGCTTCATGAACGTTTCCCAGACAAGCAAGCCGAAGAACAGAGCCGCTTGATCGCCGTTTCTGAGGCACGCCTTTTCCCAAATTGGCTGAAATACAGTGCCGGTCCAGTCTGAGCCGGGAATCCAGCTGGATGTTTGAACTTCTGTGCCCCCGATGCGCTCACTGAGAACTGCCATGATCGCCTCGTACTCTGAATCGCTTAAACGCGCCCGCCAGCGATCATAGTCTGCTCTGTGCGGAATCGTCTGAATGGGTTCTCGATCTTCCGTTGTGTATAGCATTCCCGAACCTCCCCGTTAGGGCCTGCCTCCCCACAACCGAGAGGCACAGTAGACACACGCATCGCATATGTCAAGACATGGCGACTCAAAGATTCTCAATTATTTGTGCGCCACAAGATGACCCCCAAATGATCTCCACTCGATCAGGAGATGCCGTAGATATTTGTGATGGGGCGCGTCGAAGAGTTCATTGAATACGGCGATCGCGTGCGCTGGCTGTTTCTGGACCTGAATTCGTACTTCGCGTCGGTCGAGCAGGAATTGAATCCCGCGTTGCGCGGCAAGCCGGTGGCGGTGGTCCCGGCGCTGGTCGGGTCGACCTGCTGCATCGCCGCCAGCTACGAGGCCAAGGCATGCGGGGTCAAGACCGGGACGATGGTCGCCGAGGCGCGGCGCCTGTGCCCGCAGATTCGTCTCGTCGAGGGACGGCCGAAGAGATATGTCGAGTACCACAACGCCATCGTCGAGGCGGTCGAACGCTGCCTGCCGGTCACCGCGGTGCACTCGATCGACGAAATGGCGTGCCGTTTGATCGGCAGTCAGCGCGAACCGGCCAACGCGCTAACATTGGCGCGCAAAGCCAAAGCGGCAATCCGCAGCGATGTCGGCTCGACGCTCGCCTGCTCGGTCGGGCTGGCGCCGAACCGTTATCTGGCCAAAGTCGCGACCGATCTGCAAAAACCCGACGGGCTGGTGTTGGTGCGCTCGGGCGATCTGCCCGAGATCCTCTACACGCTGACGCCGCCCGACCTGCCCGGCATCGGCTCGCGCATGTGGAAACGTTTGCAGGCGCGGGGCATCACGACCATCGAACGGCTGTGGATGATGGACGAAAAGCAGATGAAGTCGCTCTGGGGCGGCATAGTCGGGCAGCGATTCTGGCACTGGCTGCACGGGCACGACATTCCCGATATCGTCACCAAACACTCGTCATTGGGACACTCGCACGTGCTCCCGCCCAAGCTGCGCACCGAGGCGGGGACCTATCAGGTGCTGCAAAAGCTGCTGCACAAGGCGGCGGCGCGTCTGCGCTGGGAGCAGATGTGGACCACGCGCATGATGGTGTATGTCAAGTTCTACAACAAGGAATCATGGGAAGCGAAGGCATCGTTTATCGAATGCCAGGACACGCTGACGTTTTTGGAGACATTGCGAAAACTGTGGGACGAACGCCCGTCGTTTGCGCACCGTACGCCATTGGCGGCGGGGATCACCTTCATCGGGTTGATTCCCGATGAACGGCACAACATGTCGCTGTTCGGCGGCGAAAAACGGGTCGCCCTCAGCGCGGCGATCGACCGCATCACCGCCAAGTATGGTAAACGGTCGGTGTATTTCGGCGGGATTCACGGATTGGACGGTGTCGCGCCGACACGAATCGGGTTTACGAGCATCCCGAATGATGGGGGATGGTGGTAGCGGTGGATTGTAGGGGCACGGCCCCGCAAGCGGGATCTTCGACGCGCCTTGCCCCTACGGGGACCCGCCCAGCTTTTCCTGCAGCAACTCCATGAACCGCTTGGCGTCTTTGACCGCCATCCCAAGGTGGCAATTGTTGAAGAAGACATACACACGGTCGGCTTTGACACGCAGCGCCTGCAACCGTTCGATCCACTCGCCCAATTCGGCGTCGTTGTAGCTGTAATTGTATCGCTCTCCCCCGCCGTTCCACCATTGCGCCGCATTGCGCCCGTGGAGACGGACATACGCGGTGCGCGTGGTGGTCGCCGTCTCCGGCGGCAATAGATGCGGCAGCGCGGGTTCATCGACATTGCAATAGCCGATCTGCGCCTGCGCCATCGCCTCTTTGACCGACGGATCGAGCCAACTGTCGTGGCGATACTCGACGAACAACGGATACGGCGCGAAGCGGCGTGCGCCACCGAGCACATGATCGAGATTCTGAGCATTGCATCGGAACGAATATGGAAACTGCGCGAGCACTCCGCGCAGTTTTCCCGACTCCGACAGAGGCGCGACCGCATCCAGAAACGGAGCTGTCATTTCAACGGCCAAGGCGCGTTCGTGCGTGAACGAACTGTGCGTCTTGACCATGAACTCGAATCCCGGCGGTGTGCGGCGCGCCAATCCCTCGAATGTCTTGATGCCGGGGATGCGATAGTACGTCGAATTGATCTCGACCGTATCGAAATGATTCCGATAGTGCTCGAGCATCTTGCCGCGGGCGGTTCCCTCGGGATAGAAGGGTCCGATCCAATCGAGGAACGAGTAGCCGCTGGTGCCGATGCGGATGTCGGCGGGCAGCTTCCACTCTTGCCTTTCCGCCCCTTCAAGCAAATCGAACTGATCGGCAACCATCGAGAGGCCTACGCCGTATCGAGTTGTCCGCCAAACGCAATTCGTCCAGCGGCATCCGGCTGGTATAGCACGTGCACTCGCTCCTGCGTGACATCGCAGACATCGGCTATGGCGGATGCGATCCGCGCCGATTCATCGGCCATGCTCGCCTTGTCCGGCTGTCTCGCCTTGAGTACGGTGACAAAGACAGGCAGCATATCATTTTCAACGGGGGCATCATTCTCGGCGTAATGCGACGAGCTGGTCGTGCGCAGCCGGACCCAAGTCTGTCCCGCTGGGGTGCCGAAGACCTCCCCCAGGCGGTTCGCGAGTTCAGACGCCATTGTCGCACGGGGCACGGCGCCGTCGGGTGTGATCACTTCAATCTCGATGATCGGCATGGGTCGGTCTCCCTCATGATGGCGCGTGGACTCCGGCTTCGCAAACTCATGATACGATGTGTTTCTGTTGGAGGGCGGAGATTCTGAGTGCATCTTGATCGAAGTGCGCCTTGGAAGCGATGGTGTCTTCGGCCGTCAATAAAAAATCTGCGAGGGCCCCGACAATGAATCCAGCAGACACTCCCCGGAAAACCGAGTATGTCATCCACACGGATGTCAAATACGGCCCGCAGGAATTGGTCGACATCGGGCAAATTGCCGACGGGTGCACAGAACAGTGGTGGAATCAATCGCTGGTCCGTGTCAACGACTGTGTAGTTCGGCTCGGGGTCTTCTTAGGCGAGTTCCACTGGCATCAGCATGACCGCGAAGACGAATTTTTCTATGTCCTCGAGGGACTGTTGCATCTCGACTTCAGAGACCGCACGGTTGAGCTGCGGCCACGCCAGGGCATGCTGGTTTCGCGCGGCGTCGTGCATCGCACGCGCGCGCAACAACGGACGGTCGTGCTCATGACCGAAGCGGCGACCGTCGTTCCGACCGGGGACTGACACATCCGTGGACCCACGTCGCGTCCTCGTTACCGATGCAGGATACAAGCATTCCGTCGGGATGATTCGTTCGCTCGGACGCTCCGGACATCGCGTCTGCGCAGTCTCCCACAACAGGTGGGCGCCTGGGTTTTTTTCACGACACACGCGTGCCCATGCCGTTGTCCCAAATCCGGCAGCCGATGCCGACGTCTACGTCAACGAATTGATACGGTGGGGGCAACGCTGGGAGACACAAGTGCTGGTACCGGTGGGATACGCATCGTGTGCGGCAGTTGCGCGGCATCGTGACTGTTTGACAACCGCTGGGCTTCGCACGGTGGGACCGAAGCTGGAGTCGTTCCAATCCTGCGCGGACAAATGGACGATTGTCCAGGCAGCGCGCCCGCTTGGGATCAGGATTCCCCAGACCATATTGGTAACATCTGAGACGGAGATTGACGCGTTCGTGTCTGGGCACGTCCAGGCGATTGCGAAGTACCGGCACGAGTCGGCCGGTACGGGAGTTGTTTATCTGCGATCGAATGCTGATTGGCGCGCGGAGTTGCGCCGTCT
This DNA window, taken from Candidatus Zixiibacteriota bacterium, encodes the following:
- a CDS encoding cupin domain-containing protein, whose amino-acid sequence is MNPADTPRKTEYVIHTDVKYGPQELVDIGQIADGCTEQWWNQSLVRVNDCVVRLGVFLGEFHWHQHDREDEFFYVLEGLLHLDFRDRTVELRPRQGMLVSRGVVHRTRAQQRTVVLMTEAATVVPTGD
- a CDS encoding DNA polymerase translates to MGRVEEFIEYGDRVRWLFLDLNSYFASVEQELNPALRGKPVAVVPALVGSTCCIAASYEAKACGVKTGTMVAEARRLCPQIRLVEGRPKRYVEYHNAIVEAVERCLPVTAVHSIDEMACRLIGSQREPANALTLARKAKAAIRSDVGSTLACSVGLAPNRYLAKVATDLQKPDGLVLVRSGDLPEILYTLTPPDLPGIGSRMWKRLQARGITTIERLWMMDEKQMKSLWGGIVGQRFWHWLHGHDIPDIVTKHSSLGHSHVLPPKLRTEAGTYQVLQKLLHKAAARLRWEQMWTTRMMVYVKFYNKESWEAKASFIECQDTLTFLETLRKLWDERPSFAHRTPLAAGITFIGLIPDERHNMSLFGGEKRVALSAAIDRITAKYGKRSVYFGGIHGLDGVAPTRIGFTSIPNDGGWW
- a CDS encoding DUF72 domain-containing protein, with translation MVADQFDLLEGAERQEWKLPADIRIGTSGYSFLDWIGPFYPEGTARGKMLEHYRNHFDTVEINSTYYRIPGIKTFEGLARRTPPGFEFMVKTHSSFTHERALAVEMTAPFLDAVAPLSESGKLRGVLAQFPYSFRCNAQNLDHVLGGARRFAPYPLFVEYRHDSWLDPSVKEAMAQAQIGYCNVDEPALPHLLPPETATTTRTAYVRLHGRNAAQWWNGGGERYNYSYNDAELGEWIERLQALRVKADRVYVFFNNCHLGMAVKDAKRFMELLQEKLGGSP